The following are encoded together in the Thermomonas brevis genome:
- a CDS encoding MlaE family ABC transporter permease, with amino-acid sequence MDHASDHYAPAAGVATDDAGTLHLRGRWTLRYAGGISDALAGAPDGVATVDARDCERLDTLGVLQLLRFADRRGLAYSALHFRADQQPLVDAIEDVHDDRPQRKREYGVGAALERLGRAVVGNSREAMALIGFFGEVQLKLLRLVKQPHRFRLTATVHHMEQIGLDAVPLVALLSFMVGAVIAFLGAMVLADFGATIFVVELVNAAFLREFGVLLTAILLAGRTASAFTAQIGMMVNREEVDAIRVLGLDPIDLLVIPRVLALLAMLPLLTFIAMLAGMLGGMAVGAFNLDIPVAAYLARAHEMIEIRHFVVGMVKAPVFALVIGLIGCLEGLQVQGTAQSLGERTTSSVVQAISMVIVIDAFAALWFMQMDY; translated from the coding sequence ATGGATCACGCAAGCGACCACTACGCGCCGGCGGCCGGCGTCGCCACGGACGATGCCGGCACCCTGCATCTGCGCGGGCGCTGGACGCTGCGCTATGCGGGCGGCATCTCCGACGCGCTGGCCGGCGCGCCCGACGGCGTCGCCACGGTCGACGCGCGCGACTGCGAGCGGCTGGACACGCTGGGCGTGTTGCAGCTGCTGCGCTTCGCCGACCGGCGCGGGCTGGCGTATTCGGCGCTGCATTTCCGCGCCGACCAACAGCCGCTGGTCGACGCCATCGAGGACGTCCACGACGACCGCCCGCAGCGCAAGCGCGAATACGGGGTAGGCGCCGCGCTGGAGCGACTGGGCCGGGCGGTGGTCGGGAACAGCCGCGAGGCCATGGCGCTGATCGGCTTCTTCGGCGAAGTGCAGCTCAAGCTGCTGCGGCTGGTCAAGCAGCCGCACCGTTTCCGCCTGACCGCCACCGTCCACCACATGGAGCAGATCGGCCTGGACGCGGTGCCGCTGGTGGCGCTGCTGTCGTTCATGGTCGGCGCGGTGATCGCCTTCCTCGGCGCGATGGTGCTGGCCGACTTCGGCGCGACCATCTTCGTGGTCGAACTGGTCAACGCCGCCTTTCTCCGCGAATTCGGGGTGCTGCTCACCGCGATCCTGCTGGCCGGCCGCACCGCCAGCGCGTTCACCGCGCAGATCGGCATGATGGTGAACCGCGAGGAAGTCGACGCGATCCGCGTGCTCGGCCTCGATCCCATCGACCTGCTGGTGATCCCGCGCGTGCTGGCGCTGCTGGCGATGCTGCCGCTGCTGACCTTCATCGCCATGCTGGCCGGCATGCTGGGCGGCATGGCGGTGGGCGCGTTCAACCTCGATATCCCCGTCGCCGCCTACCTGGCGCGCGCGCACGAGATGATCGAGATCCGCCACTTCGTGGTCGGCATGGTGAAGGCGCCGGTGTTCGCGCTGGTGATCGGCCTGATCGGCTGCCTGGAAGGATTGCAGGTGCAGGGCACCGCGCAGTCGCTGGGCGAACGCACCACCTCCAGCGTGGTGCAGGCGATCTCGATGGTGATCGTGATCGACGCCTTCGCCGCGCTCTGGTTCATGCAGATGGATTACTGA
- a CDS encoding ABC transporter ATP-binding protein, whose protein sequence is MAGATVMRSFDGADLGDAPLIRVRGLVNRFGEQVVHDGVDLDVRRGEILGVVGGSGSGKSVLMRSILGLRRPNAGRIDVLGMDAMSADPAVRRHIERNSGVLFQDGALFSSLTVGENVQVPLKEYYPELPESLRYELALLKIKLAGLPADAIDKLPSQLSGGMRKRAALARALALDPPLLFLDEPTAGLDPIGAAAFDQLILTLRRALGLTVFLITHDLDTLYAICDRVAVLADRKVLATAPVAELETLDHPWVQEYFNGPRARAAQATAEGND, encoded by the coding sequence ATGGCCGGCGCGACGGTGATGCGCAGCTTCGACGGCGCCGACCTCGGCGATGCGCCGCTGATCCGCGTGCGCGGCCTGGTCAACCGCTTCGGCGAGCAGGTGGTGCACGACGGCGTCGACCTCGACGTGCGGCGCGGCGAGATCCTCGGCGTGGTCGGCGGCTCGGGCTCCGGCAAGTCGGTGCTGATGCGCTCCATCCTCGGCCTGCGCCGGCCCAACGCCGGCCGCATCGACGTGCTGGGCATGGACGCGATGTCCGCCGACCCGGCGGTGCGCCGGCACATCGAGCGCAACAGCGGCGTGCTGTTCCAGGACGGCGCGCTGTTCTCCTCGCTGACCGTCGGCGAGAACGTGCAGGTGCCGCTGAAGGAGTACTACCCGGAGCTGCCGGAATCGCTGCGCTACGAGCTGGCACTGCTGAAGATCAAGCTGGCCGGCCTGCCCGCCGACGCCATCGACAAGCTGCCCTCGCAACTCTCCGGCGGCATGCGCAAGCGCGCCGCGCTGGCGCGCGCGCTGGCGCTGGACCCGCCGCTGCTGTTCCTCGACGAACCCACCGCCGGCCTCGACCCGATCGGCGCGGCGGCGTTCGACCAGCTCATCCTGACCCTGCGCCGCGCGCTGGGCCTGACCGTCTTCCTCATCACCCACGACCTCGACACGCTATACGCTATCTGCGACCGGGTGGCGGTGCTGGCCGACCGCAAGGTGCTGGCGACCGCGCCGGTGGCCGAGCTGGAGACGCTCGACCATCCGTGGGTGCAGGAGTATTTCAACGGGCCGCGCGCGCGCGCCGCGCAGGCGACGGCGGAAGGAAACGACTGA
- the rimI gene encoding ribosomal protein S18-alanine N-acetyltransferase has product MSAVQAYGALAAPSLRPMREADLDAVMDIELRAYPFPWTRGIFRDCLHAGYPMWLQERQGAIVGYGVLSIAADEAHVLNLCTAPGNEGQGLGQRMLQALLKIARGHGAQRVFLEVRPSNPRAIALYERSGFNEIGRRPRYYPAHAGREDAIVMAMELLD; this is encoded by the coding sequence ATGAGCGCCGTGCAGGCCTATGGCGCGCTGGCCGCGCCCAGCCTGCGGCCGATGCGCGAGGCCGACCTGGACGCGGTCATGGACATCGAACTGCGCGCCTATCCGTTCCCGTGGACGCGCGGCATCTTCCGCGACTGCCTGCACGCCGGCTACCCGATGTGGCTGCAGGAGCGGCAGGGCGCCATCGTCGGCTACGGCGTGCTGAGCATCGCCGCCGACGAGGCGCACGTGCTGAACCTGTGCACCGCTCCCGGCAACGAGGGACAGGGGCTGGGCCAGCGCATGCTGCAGGCGCTGCTGAAGATCGCGCGCGGCCACGGCGCGCAGCGGGTGTTCCTGGAGGTGCGGCCGTCCAACCCGCGCGCCATCGCCCTGTACGAGCGCAGCGGCTTCAACGAGATCGGCCGTCGCCCGCGCTACTACCCGGCGCACGCCGGCCGCGAGGACGCCATCGTCATGGCGATGGAACTGCTGGACTGA
- a CDS encoding threonine/serine ThrE exporter family protein, producing MPTRNPLSEATYTERIAFVVDLARHLHAYGTTSQRMEAAIESVARKLALECEPWSNPTGIILAFSDPARPAGESDTTRVIRPGLGDTNLRKLCEADRIAEDVINGRIGVSAGRAALRELDRPGSRRERWMLALGFALASAAVAGLLRLPWLDIGTSGAIGFLIGVMALAAQSRPRLHESFEAVAGLLAGTVTILVSSVVGPLNLNTVIIASLIVLLPGMTLALSTNELTSRHLVSGTARFAGALMTIISLTIGTAIALGIAGAVGIEPQVRALRPQPEWVVWCALALAAFAFAVLFQAQRRDYPLVMLSVIGGYLISRYGGEWLGPQAGVFLAALAATAAGNAYARWFNRPGALVRLPGIIILVPGSISLRGVISLVQSQDIGAGGAAAMAALNTLMALLAGLVFGNLLVTARRSL from the coding sequence ATGCCGACCCGCAACCCGCTGTCCGAAGCCACCTATACCGAACGCATCGCCTTCGTGGTGGACCTGGCGCGGCACCTGCACGCCTACGGCACCACCTCGCAGCGCATGGAGGCGGCGATCGAATCGGTGGCCCGCAAGCTGGCGCTGGAATGCGAGCCGTGGTCGAACCCGACCGGGATCATCCTGGCCTTCAGCGACCCGGCGCGCCCGGCCGGCGAATCCGACACGACGCGGGTGATCCGGCCGGGGCTGGGCGACACCAACCTGCGCAAGCTGTGCGAGGCCGACCGCATCGCCGAGGACGTGATCAACGGGCGCATCGGCGTGTCCGCGGGGCGCGCCGCGCTGCGCGAGCTGGACCGGCCCGGCAGCCGGCGCGAGCGGTGGATGCTGGCGCTGGGCTTTGCGCTGGCGTCGGCGGCGGTGGCCGGGCTGCTGCGGCTGCCGTGGCTGGACATCGGCACCTCCGGCGCGATCGGGTTCCTGATCGGCGTGATGGCGCTGGCGGCGCAGTCGCGGCCGCGCCTGCACGAGAGCTTCGAGGCGGTGGCCGGCCTGCTGGCGGGCACGGTCACCATCCTGGTCAGCAGCGTGGTCGGGCCGCTGAACCTCAATACCGTGATCATCGCCTCGCTGATCGTGCTGCTGCCCGGCATGACCCTGGCGCTGTCCACCAACGAGCTGACCAGCCGGCACCTGGTGTCGGGCACCGCGCGGTTCGCCGGCGCGCTGATGACCATCATCAGCCTGACCATCGGCACCGCGATCGCGCTCGGGATCGCCGGCGCGGTCGGCATCGAGCCGCAGGTGCGCGCGCTGCGGCCGCAGCCGGAATGGGTGGTGTGGTGCGCGCTGGCGCTGGCCGCGTTCGCGTTCGCGGTGCTGTTCCAGGCGCAGCGGCGGGATTATCCGCTGGTGATGCTGTCGGTGATCGGCGGCTATTTGATTTCGCGCTACGGCGGCGAATGGTTGGGGCCGCAGGCGGGCGTGTTCCTGGCGGCGCTGGCCGCGACCGCCGCCGGCAACGCCTACGCGCGCTGGTTCAACCGGCCGGGCGCGCTGGTGCGGCTGCCCGGCATCATCATCCTGGTGCCCGGCAGCATTTCCCTGCGCGGGGTGATATCGCTGGTGCAGTCGCAGGACATCGGCGCGGGCGGAGCGGCGGCGATGGCGGCGCTGAATACCCTGATGGCGCTGCTGGCCGGGCTGGTGTTCGGCAACCTGCTGGTGACGGCGCGGCGCAGCCTCTAG
- a CDS encoding proline--tRNA ligase, with product MRLSQFHLRTEKETPADAEIVSHKLMLKAGMIRKLAAGLYTWSPLGLRVLRKVEGVVREEMNRAGAIEMAMPSVQPKELWEETGRWAKFGPQLLKIRDRKEQEYCFTPTAEEAVTDFFRQEIASYKQLPVNFYQITTKFRDEIRPRFGVMRAREFVMKDAYSFHIDDDSLHAEYRNMYDAYSRIFTRLGLKFRAVAADTGAIGGSASHEFQVLAESGEDATVFSDGSDYAANVELAEAVSPGPRPAASESLRDVETPVQKTCEDVAALLDIPLQRTVKSVAMIGVDADGNDQFVLALVRGDHVVNEIKLAKLPGMGDYRLATEAEIAEALGSEPGFLGPLNAKKAIRVIADRSVAAMADFVVGANRPGFHIAGVNWGRDLPEPETADIRNVVAGDPSPDGKGILQIARGIEVGHVFALGRKYSEAMKCTVLDAAGKAVNPAMGCYGIGVSRIVAAAIEQNHDDAGIRWPEAMAPWQVAVCVINPKNDPAVAAAAEALYSELNAAGIDTALDDRGLRPGAMFADIELIGIPHRVVVSGRGLEAGTYEYRARTAAESENLDKAALLAKLAG from the coding sequence ATGCGCCTTTCGCAGTTCCACCTCCGCACCGAAAAGGAAACTCCCGCCGACGCCGAGATCGTCAGCCACAAGCTGATGCTCAAGGCCGGCATGATCCGCAAGCTCGCCGCCGGCCTGTACACCTGGTCGCCGCTGGGGCTGCGCGTGCTGCGCAAGGTGGAAGGTGTGGTGCGCGAGGAAATGAACCGCGCCGGCGCGATCGAAATGGCGATGCCTTCGGTGCAGCCGAAGGAACTGTGGGAGGAAACCGGGCGCTGGGCGAAATTCGGCCCGCAGCTGCTGAAAATCCGCGACCGCAAGGAGCAGGAATACTGCTTCACCCCCACCGCCGAGGAAGCGGTGACCGATTTCTTCCGCCAGGAAATCGCCAGCTACAAGCAGCTGCCGGTCAATTTCTACCAGATCACCACCAAGTTCCGCGACGAGATCCGCCCGCGCTTCGGGGTGATGCGCGCGCGCGAATTCGTCATGAAGGACGCCTATTCCTTCCACATCGACGACGATTCGCTGCACGCCGAATACCGCAACATGTACGACGCGTATTCGCGCATCTTCACCCGGCTGGGGCTGAAGTTCCGCGCGGTGGCCGCGGATACAGGCGCGATCGGCGGCAGCGCCTCGCACGAATTCCAGGTGCTGGCCGAGTCCGGCGAGGACGCCACCGTGTTTTCCGACGGCTCCGATTACGCCGCCAACGTGGAGCTGGCGGAAGCCGTTTCGCCCGGCCCGCGTCCCGCCGCGTCGGAATCCCTGCGCGACGTCGAAACGCCCGTGCAGAAAACCTGCGAAGACGTGGCCGCGCTGCTGGACATCCCGCTGCAGCGCACGGTGAAATCGGTGGCGATGATCGGCGTCGATGCGGACGGCAATGACCAGTTCGTGCTGGCGCTGGTGCGCGGCGATCACGTGGTCAACGAGATCAAGCTGGCGAAGCTGCCGGGCATGGGCGACTACCGCCTGGCGACCGAAGCCGAGATTGCCGAAGCCCTCGGCAGCGAACCCGGTTTCCTCGGCCCGTTGAACGCGAAGAAAGCGATCCGCGTGATCGCCGACCGCAGCGTCGCGGCGATGGCGGATTTCGTGGTCGGCGCCAACAGGCCCGGTTTCCACATCGCCGGCGTGAACTGGGGCCGCGACCTGCCGGAGCCGGAAACCGCCGATATCCGCAACGTGGTCGCCGGCGATCCCTCGCCGGACGGCAAGGGCATTCTGCAGATCGCCCGCGGCATCGAGGTCGGCCACGTGTTCGCGCTCGGCCGCAAATATTCCGAGGCGATGAAATGCACCGTGCTGGACGCCGCCGGCAAGGCGGTCAATCCGGCGATGGGCTGCTACGGCATCGGCGTGTCGCGCATCGTCGCCGCCGCGATCGAGCAGAACCACGACGACGCCGGCATCCGCTGGCCCGAAGCGATGGCGCCGTGGCAGGTCGCGGTCTGCGTCATCAATCCGAAGAACGACCCGGCGGTCGCCGCTGCGGCCGAAGCGCTGTATTCGGAATTGAATGCCGCCGGCATCGACACCGCGCTCGACGACCGCGGTCTGCGCCCCGGCGCGATGTTCGCCGACATCGAGCTGATCGGCATTCCGCACCGGGTGGTGGTGTCCGGGCGCGGGCTGGAAGCTGGCACCTACGAATACCGCGCGCGCACCGCGGCGGAATCGGAAAACCTGGACAAGGCGGCCCTGCTGGCGAAGCTCGCGGGCTGA
- a CDS encoding ABC-type transport auxiliary lipoprotein family protein, giving the protein MQQPDRRPRETPTIYAPEPAIRPDPGWPSATWTLTIARLGEGRSTEGQRIVVSPVPGELQVYRAALWARTPAEMADDAVLRTLEDSGRIAAVMRQGSGIGSNYRLLLDVRTFKADYAGNATPSAVIEVNAKLLHQDDQTLVGSRTFRQAQPAAGVEVAKVADAFAQGLSALGHDIAGWTLQTGQAHQQQAHRATP; this is encoded by the coding sequence TTGCAGCAGCCTGATCGGCGGCCCCGCGAAACGCCGACGATCTACGCCCCCGAACCCGCCATCCGACCCGATCCCGGCTGGCCCTCGGCGACCTGGACGCTGACCATCGCGCGCCTCGGCGAGGGACGATCGACGGAAGGCCAGCGCATCGTGGTCAGCCCGGTGCCCGGCGAGCTGCAGGTCTATCGCGCCGCGCTGTGGGCGCGCACGCCCGCCGAGATGGCGGACGACGCGGTGCTGCGCACGCTGGAGGACAGCGGCCGGATCGCGGCGGTCATGCGCCAGGGCAGCGGCATCGGCTCCAACTACCGGCTGCTGCTGGACGTGCGCACGTTCAAGGCGGACTACGCCGGCAACGCTACGCCCTCCGCAGTGATCGAGGTCAACGCCAAGCTGCTGCACCAGGACGACCAGACGCTGGTCGGCAGCCGCACTTTCCGGCAGGCGCAACCCGCCGCGGGCGTCGAAGTGGCAAAGGTCGCGGACGCCTTCGCGCAGGGCCTGAGCGCGCTGGGTCACGACATCGCCGGCTGGACGCTGCAGACCGGGCAGGCGCACCAGCAACAGGCGCATCGCGCGACGCCCTAG
- a CDS encoding (2Fe-2S)-binding protein translates to MYVCICNGVTDRQIREAAEAGCASVPEMTMRTGAGANCGSCLGLVAEMIEETRARRALDLPVLARAA, encoded by the coding sequence ATGTACGTCTGCATCTGCAACGGGGTGACGGATCGGCAGATCCGCGAGGCGGCGGAAGCCGGCTGCGCCTCCGTGCCCGAAATGACCATGCGCACCGGCGCGGGCGCCAACTGCGGCTCCTGCCTGGGGCTGGTGGCCGAGATGATCGAGGAAACCCGCGCCCGCCGCGCGCTGGACCTGCCGGTGCTGGCGCGCGCCGCCTGA
- a CDS encoding DUF4124 domain-containing protein: MKQLGMLALAIALAAAAWWWFTAEMPRRQHERAAAAEAAAIQAERANTLYRWRDDAGNLHVTEDPPKGRRYERISRAPKDGIEVHGGRG; this comes from the coding sequence ATGAAACAGCTGGGCATGCTGGCGCTGGCGATCGCGCTGGCCGCCGCGGCGTGGTGGTGGTTCACCGCCGAGATGCCGCGCCGCCAGCACGAGCGCGCCGCTGCCGCCGAGGCCGCCGCCATCCAGGCCGAGCGCGCGAACACGCTGTACCGCTGGCGCGACGACGCCGGCAACCTGCACGTCACCGAGGACCCGCCGAAGGGCCGCCGCTACGAGCGGATCAGTCGCGCGCCGAAGGACGGCATCGAAGTCCACGGCGGCCGCGGCTGA
- the pssA gene encoding CDP-diacylglycerol--serine O-phosphatidyltransferase, which produces MDENHAPTPRPRGRGIYLLPNLFTTGGLFGGFFAIIAASQGKFEAACIAVFVAAVLDGLDGRVARLTNTQSEFGVQYDSLADLISFGMAPAMVMYHWALVAMKLDSPTLGKIGWLAAFLYAACAALRLARFNSQVGTVDKRWFIGLASPAAAGLMASFVWTCQIFGWSGEELRYAALALTVIAGLLMVSRIRYNSFKGSGHGPKADRVPFFTLVIALAVLIALWIAPAVTLLTASTLYALSGPLLWFRRRRLPGPDAAA; this is translated from the coding sequence ATGGACGAAAACCACGCCCCCACGCCGCGCCCGCGCGGACGCGGCATCTACCTGCTGCCCAACCTGTTCACCACCGGCGGGCTGTTCGGCGGCTTCTTCGCGATCATCGCCGCCTCGCAGGGGAAGTTCGAGGCCGCCTGCATCGCCGTGTTCGTGGCCGCGGTGCTGGACGGGCTGGACGGGCGGGTGGCGCGGCTGACCAACACCCAGAGCGAGTTCGGCGTGCAGTACGACTCGCTGGCCGACCTGATCAGCTTCGGCATGGCCCCGGCGATGGTGATGTACCACTGGGCGCTGGTGGCGATGAAGCTGGACAGCCCGACCCTGGGCAAGATCGGCTGGCTGGCCGCGTTCCTGTACGCCGCCTGCGCGGCGCTGCGGCTGGCCCGCTTCAACAGCCAGGTGGGCACGGTGGACAAGCGCTGGTTCATCGGCCTGGCCAGCCCGGCGGCGGCGGGGCTGATGGCGAGCTTCGTCTGGACCTGCCAGATCTTCGGCTGGTCGGGCGAGGAGCTGCGCTATGCGGCGCTGGCGCTGACCGTGATCGCCGGTCTGCTGATGGTCAGCCGGATCCGCTACAACAGTTTCAAGGGCAGCGGGCACGGACCGAAGGCCGACCGGGTGCCGTTCTTCACCCTGGTGATCGCGCTGGCGGTGCTGATCGCGCTGTGGATCGCGCCGGCGGTGACCCTGCTGACCGCGAGCACGCTGTACGCGCTGTCCGGGCCGCTGCTGTGGTTCCGCCGGCGGCGGCTGCCGGGGCCGGACGCCGCGGCGTGA
- the queD gene encoding 6-carboxytetrahydropterin synthase QueD, with translation MDIFKTFTLEAAHRLPNVPAGHKCARLHGHSFRVELHVSGEPDPHAGWVMDFAELKAAFLPLYEQLDHHYLNDVEGLENPTSERLAQWIWARMKPRVPLLSEVVVHETCTSGCRYRG, from the coding sequence ATGGACATCTTCAAGACCTTCACCCTCGAAGCCGCGCACCGGCTGCCGAACGTGCCGGCCGGGCACAAATGCGCGCGTCTGCACGGGCATTCGTTCCGGGTCGAACTGCATGTGTCGGGCGAGCCCGATCCGCACGCCGGCTGGGTGATGGACTTCGCCGAGCTGAAGGCGGCGTTCCTGCCGCTGTACGAGCAGCTCGACCACCATTACCTCAACGACGTCGAGGGTCTGGAAAATCCCACCAGTGAGCGGCTGGCGCAGTGGATCTGGGCGCGGATGAAGCCGCGGGTGCCGCTACTGTCGGAGGTCGTGGTGCACGAGACCTGCACGTCCGGCTGCCGCTACCGAGGCTGA
- a CDS encoding DUF4124 domain-containing protein produces the protein MNTLRTLALALAVTVAAAPALAQQQRVYQWKDAKGVTHYTDVPPAQAHQTRDLDVKDGKPAEAAAKKPESEQCTNARANLVRLEGGGPIGIDTNGDGKPDRNMSDDERKPQIELNQAAVKAFCTPAAR, from the coding sequence ATGAACACCCTCCGCACCCTCGCCCTCGCGCTGGCCGTGACCGTGGCGGCCGCACCGGCGCTGGCCCAGCAGCAGCGGGTCTACCAGTGGAAGGACGCCAAGGGCGTGACCCACTACACCGACGTGCCGCCGGCCCAGGCCCACCAGACCCGCGACCTCGACGTGAAGGACGGCAAGCCCGCCGAAGCCGCCGCCAAGAAACCCGAGAGCGAGCAGTGCACCAACGCCCGCGCCAACCTCGTGCGCCTGGAGGGCGGCGGCCCGATCGGCATCGACACCAACGGCGACGGCAAGCCCGACCGCAACATGAGCGACGACGAGCGCAAGCCGCAGATCGAACTGAACCAGGCCGCGGTCAAGGCGTTCTGCACCCCGGCCGCACGATGA
- a CDS encoding H-NS family nucleoid-associated regulatory protein: MSLNIENLNPQELAALIKRANSRRKVLSKRKPAAQTKAAVAKVLKSAGWTFEELYGKAGGATAAAAAPKKARKGGATKGRSTGKVAPKYRNPASPKDTWTGRGKQPRWLAAEIANGRKVEEFLIK, from the coding sequence ATGAGCCTGAATATCGAGAACCTCAATCCGCAGGAACTGGCCGCCCTCATCAAGCGCGCCAACAGCCGCCGCAAGGTGCTGTCCAAGCGCAAGCCCGCCGCGCAGACCAAGGCCGCGGTGGCCAAGGTCCTGAAGAGCGCAGGCTGGACGTTCGAGGAGCTGTACGGCAAGGCCGGCGGCGCCACCGCCGCGGCAGCGGCGCCGAAGAAGGCCCGCAAGGGCGGCGCCACCAAGGGCCGCAGCACCGGCAAGGTCGCGCCGAAGTACCGCAATCCGGCCAGCCCGAAGGACACCTGGACCGGCCGCGGCAAGCAGCCGCGCTGGCTGGCGGCGGAAATCGCCAACGGCCGCAAGGTGGAAGAGTTCCTGATCAAGTAA
- a CDS encoding MlaD family protein, protein METRANYVLIGAFTIVTTVLLLLFALWASNFSASRNWREYMVVFTEPVTGLTEGGSVQYNGLAVGTVESLSLDDNDARRVIARLKLKANTPVKTDTRAKLSQQGITGVPFIQLTGGSPDAPALQASADGRLPVIRTEPSALQNIADTANRLVARLDQVLSEENIRRISATLANLEQASGSIAERREEIGQLIVNARDATASMKATLDNANGTLQGIDRNLVQRLPALLDKLDAVVTKLDATAGNANAMIAENRPGLQSFTRDGLAQMGPTLAELRALLRDLRALSGRLEGNPARYILGRDAPKEFDPK, encoded by the coding sequence ATGGAGACGCGTGCCAACTACGTGCTGATCGGCGCCTTCACCATCGTCACGACGGTGCTCCTGCTGCTGTTCGCGCTGTGGGCCAGCAATTTCTCGGCGTCGCGCAACTGGCGCGAATACATGGTGGTGTTCACCGAACCGGTGACCGGCCTCACCGAGGGCGGCAGCGTGCAGTACAACGGCCTGGCGGTGGGCACGGTGGAAAGCCTGAGCCTGGACGACAACGATGCGCGCCGGGTCATCGCCCGCCTGAAGCTGAAGGCCAACACGCCGGTCAAGACCGACACCCGCGCCAAGCTCTCGCAACAGGGCATCACCGGCGTGCCTTTCATCCAGCTGACCGGCGGCAGCCCCGACGCGCCCGCGTTGCAGGCATCCGCCGACGGCCGCCTGCCGGTCATCCGCACCGAACCGTCGGCGCTGCAGAACATCGCCGACACCGCCAACCGGCTGGTGGCGCGGCTCGACCAGGTGTTGAGCGAAGAGAACATCCGCCGCATCTCCGCCACCCTCGCCAACCTCGAACAGGCCAGCGGCAGCATTGCCGAACGCCGCGAAGAGATCGGCCAGCTGATCGTCAACGCGCGCGACGCCACCGCTTCGATGAAGGCGACGCTGGACAACGCCAACGGCACGCTGCAAGGCATCGACCGCAACCTGGTGCAGCGGCTGCCGGCGCTGCTGGACAAGCTCGACGCCGTGGTGACCAAGCTCGACGCGACCGCCGGCAACGCCAACGCGATGATCGCGGAGAACCGCCCGGGGCTGCAGAGCTTCACCCGCGACGGGCTGGCGCAGATGGGCCCGACGCTGGCCGAACTGCGCGCGCTGCTGCGCGACCTGCGCGCCCTGAGCGGGCGACTGGAAGGCAATCCCGCGCGCTACATCCTGGGCCGCGACGCGCCGAAGGAGTTCGATCCGAAATGA